The region GGTGGTCGGCGTGCGCGTGCGTGTCGAGAATCCAGTGTACGTTGAGATCGAGGTCACGGACCAGGCGGCTCACGCGATCGAGCGAGTGCGCGCTCGTCAAGTGCGTCGCGGGATCGTAGTCGAGCACGGGGTCGATCACGACCGCGTCGCGTGTGAGTTCATCCCACGCGACGTACGTCAGAGACGAAGTCGCCGGATCGAAGAAGGCGTGCA is a window of Magnetospirillum sp. WYHS-4 DNA encoding:
- a CDS encoding MBL fold metallo-hydrolase, which gives rise to HAFFDPATSSLTYVAWDELTRDAVVIDPVLDYDPATHLTSAHSLDRVSRLVRDLDLNVHWILDTHAHADHLTAGRELRARMPGARWGMASALGEVFSRFREVLEVFS